One Stigmatopora nigra isolate UIUO_SnigA chromosome 1, RoL_Snig_1.1, whole genome shotgun sequence DNA segment encodes these proteins:
- the kcna10a gene encoding potassium voltage-gated channel subfamily A member 10 has translation MDMALVDFGSLDDLDVGLEDEDTYKDETMALTVDIQSPDHDMAGSTYLLRAPPIATCTPSSPVPSCMWESTSSTPLPFLQTLEVPHSPMLTPSLEGRSSRSSMLSNWKLLLNSECTKESETIFSQLAKECCEDIFVDKRGLDDGDQKVIINIAGLRFETQLKTLDQFPDTLLGDPQKRMDYFDPMRNEYFFDRNRPSFDGILYYYQSGGKVRRPANVPLDVFADEILFYELGTEAMEQFRDEEGFLRDVDIPLPDNDVSRQFWLLFEYPESSNAARCVALVSVLVIVISILIFCVETLPIFRDDNDIVVPQAIMPRNLSRLSASVAPPDVIGFSDPFFVVETACIGWFFFELCARFLVCPSKRDFFHNLMNIIDIISIIPYFVTVVTEIITKPEESSGQNMSLAILRIIRLVRVFRIFKLSRHSKGLQILGQTLKASMRELGLLIFFLFIGVILFSSAIYFAEVDEPNTQFVSIPDGFWWAVVTMTTVGYGDMYPITLGGKMVGTLCAIAGVLTIALPVPVIVSNFNYFYHRENEAEDKLSLENAVERAIMVDMGIKQRSTTSLNKANGILAVDREI, from the coding sequence ATGGACATGGCACTCGTAGACTTTGGAAGCCTAGATGACCTTGACGTTGGCCTTGAGGATGAGGACACTTACAAGGATGAGACCATGGCTCTTACTGTGGACATCCAATCCCCAGATCACGACATGGCAGGCAGCACCTATCTACTGCGAGCGCCGCCTATTGCGACATGTACCCCATCCAGTCCGGTTCCCTCGTGCATGTGGGAATCCACCTCCTCAACACCCCTGCCATTTTTACAAACACTGGAAGTTCCCCACTCCCCAATGCTCACTCCAAGCCTAGAGGGCAGAAGTAGTCGCTCTAGCATGCTCTCCAACTGGAAGTTGCTCCTTAACAGTGAATGCACGAAGGAAAGCGAGACAATCTTCAGCCAACTTGCCAAGGAGTGttgtgaagacatttttgtCGATAAGAGAGGGCTGGACGATGGTGACCAGAAAGTCATTATTAACATCGCCGGTCTTCGCTTTGAAACTCAGCTCAAAACATTGGACCAATTTCCTGATACACTACTGGGAGACCCTCAGAAGAGGATGGACTATTTTGATCCAATGAGGAACGAATATTTCTTTGATCGGAACCGACCTAGCTTTGACGGGATTTTGTATTACTACCAGTCTGGCGGCAAGGTCAGACGTCCAGCAAATGTTCCTCTGGACGTGTTTGCTGATGAAATCCTATTTTACGAACTTGGGACTGAAGCCATGGAGCAATTTCGCGATGAAGAAGGATTCCTTCGGGATGTTGACATACCCCTGCCCGATAATGACGTCTCCAGACAATTCTGGCTGCTATTCGAGTATCCAGAAAGCTCCAATGCAGCTCGGTGTGTTGCACTGGTGTCTGTGCTAGTCATCGTCATATCCATTCTGATTTTTTGTGTTGAAACCCTTCCGATATTTCGAGATGATAATGACATTGTCGTGCCCCAGGCCATAATGCCTCGCAACCTATCGAGACTTTCCGCTTCTGTGGCTCCACCTGATGTCATCGGTTTTTCTGatccgttttttgttgttgagacGGCCTGTATTGGCTGGTTCTTCTTTGAGCTATGTGCAAGATTTTTGGTCTGCCCAAGCAAAAGAGATTTTTTCCACAATCTTATGAATATTATCGATATCATATCCATCATCCCTTATTTTGTCACCGTAGTGACGGAAATTATCACAAAGCCAGAAGAGAGCTCTGGACAGAATATGTCCCTGGCTATTCTTCGGATTATACGCCTGGTCCGAGTGTTTCGTATTTTTAAACTGTCCCGCCACTCCAAGGGGCTGCAAATCCTCGGGCAGACCCTCAAGGCCAGCATGCGAGAACTTGGTCTActcatcttcttcctctttatCGGGGTTATCCTTTTCTCCAGCGCTATATACTTTGCTGAGGTAGACGAGCCTAACACACAGTTTGTCAGCATTCCCGACGGTTTCTGGTGGGCAGTGGTGACCATGACAACCGTAGGCTATGGGGACATGTACCCCATCACTTTAGGCGGCAAAATGGTTGGGACTTTGTGCGCCATTGCAGGTGTACTGACCATTGCTCTACCCGTTCCTGTCATTGTCTCCAATTTTAACTATTTCTATCACAGGGAAAATGAAGCTGAGGACAAGCTGTCCTTGGAAAATGCTGTTGAGCGAGCCATAATGGTGGACATGGGTATAAAACAAAGGAGCACAACCTCACTAAATAAAGCCAATGGAATTTTGGCCGTTGACAGAGAAATATAA